One genomic region from Granulicatella adiacens ATCC 49175 encodes:
- the glgD gene encoding glucose-1-phosphate adenylyltransferase subunit GlgD codes for MIKAFCVLFADNYRNDDLQGLVRNRTAAALPVISRYRMVDFMISSLVHANIDNIAVLTNHNYKSLLDHMSHGKDWDLNRKNRGLKFITPMSNYLSTRIPQNKIEALANTMVYTQSLDEEFVILADTNIIGNIDFKEMFQYHLDTGSDITVAYTYRKPNVGESQIIFDENHKVYESLYHFDGSDNICATQVKIYILTKELFNGIVKKGLTLGWEDILRDYIAKNLETLRVFAYQIKGYLKVVNNIKDYYDLNMDMLDFDNLKDVFLSGTDIITRVQDTVPTIYGKNADVKGSILGDGSKINGTVENSIIFRDVVVEEGAVVRNSIILSDAVIKTGSHLDYVIADKGVVVKQHTVLTGTEEVQVVVDKGKTV; via the coding sequence ATGATTAAAGCGTTTTGTGTACTATTTGCAGATAATTATAGAAATGATGATTTACAAGGATTAGTTCGAAATCGTACAGCAGCTGCATTGCCAGTAATCTCTCGCTATCGTATGGTTGACTTTATGATTTCTTCTCTTGTGCATGCCAACATTGATAATATTGCAGTCCTTACAAACCATAACTATAAATCTTTATTAGATCATATGTCTCATGGTAAGGACTGGGATTTAAACCGAAAAAATCGTGGGCTTAAATTTATTACTCCTATGTCTAATTATTTATCGACGCGAATTCCTCAGAATAAAATTGAGGCTTTAGCTAACACGATGGTTTATACACAAAGTTTAGATGAAGAATTTGTTATTTTAGCGGATACCAATATTATTGGAAATATTGATTTTAAAGAAATGTTCCAATACCACTTAGATACGGGTTCGGATATTACTGTAGCTTATACTTACAGAAAGCCTAATGTTGGTGAATCACAAATCATTTTTGATGAAAATCATAAAGTATATGAGTCTCTTTATCATTTTGATGGATCAGATAATATTTGTGCTACTCAAGTAAAAATTTACATTTTGACCAAGGAACTTTTCAATGGCATTGTTAAGAAGGGATTAACTCTAGGATGGGAAGATATTCTTAGAGACTATATTGCCAAAAATTTAGAAACTTTACGTGTGTTTGCATATCAAATTAAAGGTTATTTGAAGGTTGTTAATAATATCAAAGATTATTATGATTTAAATATGGATATGTTAGATTTTGATAATCTTAAGGATGTATTTCTATCTGGAACGGATATAATTACACGTGTACAAGATACAGTGCCTACTATTTATGGTAAAAACGCTGATGTAAAAGGATCTATACTTGGTGATGGATCAAAAATTAACGGAACTGTTGAAAATAGTATAATCTTCCGTGATGTAGTCGTAGAAGAAGGCGCGGTTGTACGAAATAGTATCATTTTATCGGATGCGGTTATAAAAACAGGTTCTCATCTGGATTATGTAATTGCCGATAAAGGTGTAGTTGTCAAACAGCATACTGTTCTTACAGGAACTGAAGAAGTACAAGTAGTGGTAGATAAAGGTAAAACTGTTTAA
- a CDS encoding glucose-1-phosphate adenylyltransferase, whose protein sequence is MARKKEIVAMLLAGGQGTRLQVLTKDMAKPAVPFGGKYRIIDFPLSNCSNSGISTVGVLTQFMPLELNSYMGNGNPWDLDRVDGGLTILPPYTAGKTGEWYKGTANAIYQNIKYIEQYDPEYVLILSGDHIYKMNYNKMLDFHKEKEADLTVAHINVPLEEASRFGILNTNDDLQIIEFLEKPEHPISTKASMGIYIFNWKVLKEYLIRDEENPESEKDFGKNIIPMLLEENRRIFAFPFAGYWKDVGTIESLWEANMDLIKRRDEFNISDKTWKVYYRHEGKLPQFIGDSAQVTDSMISDGTIVLGTVHESIVSSGVSIEKNAKVQGSIIMQNAIIEEGATVINSIIAEGTVVKSGVTVGHSEVELGQDMITVIGKDEIVTEDTKVGGN, encoded by the coding sequence ATGGCAAGAAAAAAAGAAATTGTTGCAATGCTACTAGCTGGTGGACAAGGAACACGTCTCCAAGTTCTTACGAAAGATATGGCCAAACCAGCTGTCCCATTTGGTGGAAAATATCGAATTATTGACTTTCCACTTTCTAACTGTTCTAATTCAGGAATTTCCACTGTTGGTGTTCTTACACAGTTTATGCCTCTAGAACTTAATTCCTATATGGGGAATGGTAACCCATGGGATTTAGACAGAGTTGATGGAGGTTTAACGATTCTTCCTCCGTATACTGCTGGAAAAACGGGTGAATGGTATAAAGGAACTGCAAATGCCATTTATCAGAATATTAAATATATTGAACAATATGATCCAGAATATGTTTTAATTTTATCAGGGGATCATATTTACAAAATGAATTACAATAAGATGCTTGATTTCCATAAGGAAAAAGAAGCTGACTTAACAGTAGCTCATATAAATGTACCATTAGAAGAAGCGAGCCGTTTTGGGATTTTGAATACGAATGATGACTTACAAATCATTGAGTTTCTTGAAAAACCAGAACATCCAATTTCAACAAAAGCCTCAATGGGAATTTATATTTTTAACTGGAAAGTTCTCAAAGAGTATTTAATTCGTGACGAGGAAAATCCTGAAAGTGAAAAAGATTTTGGGAAAAATATTATTCCAATGCTCTTAGAGGAAAATCGTCGTATTTTTGCATTTCCTTTTGCAGGTTATTGGAAGGACGTTGGTACGATTGAAAGTCTTTGGGAAGCCAATATGGACTTAATTAAACGTAGAGATGAATTTAATATCTCTGATAAAACATGGAAAGTTTACTATCGACATGAAGGAAAACTACCTCAATTTATTGGAGATAGTGCTCAAGTAACAGATTCAATGATTTCAGATGGGACGATTGTGTTAGGAACCGTTCATGAATCTATTGTTTCTTCTGGAGTATCCATTGAAAAGAATGCCAAAGTTCAAGGAAGTATTATTATGCAAAATGCTATAATAGAAGAAGGAGCAACAGTTATTAATTCAATTATTGCCGAAGGAACTGTTGTAAAATCTGGAGTAACAGTAGGGCATTCTGAAGTGGAACTTGGTCAAGATATGATTACCGTAATTGGTAAAGATGAGATTGTTACAGAAGATACAAAAGTTGGAGGTAACTAA
- the glgB gene encoding 1,4-alpha-glucan branching protein GlgB → MAEYLFHEGRNFHSYDYLGNFLTEEGCTFRVWAPNAKEVYVTGEFCNWEPTKYAMKRINDNGIYEITIPGIKQFDAYKYVIIPYNGDFLWKADPYARHAETRPNTASKVYEFPEFTWSDSKWIEQRNIPYQNALNIYEVELGSFKRKENGESYSYRELVDELIPYVKEMNYTHIELLPITEYPYDKSWGYQVTGFFAATSRFGTPEDFMYFVDECHKANIGVILDWVPGHFTKDAFGLYEFDGTPCYEYGDPRKQEHKGWGTRVFDYGRSEVLSFLFSSAVFWIEKFHIDGLRVDAVSSMLFYNYCRNEEESARNIYGGFENLEAIHFIKELNQFVRTHYPGVMMIAEESTSYEGVTKPVEEGGLGFHFKWNMGWMNDSLDYLETDPLFRGGIHHQFTFSMMYAFTENYILPISHDEVVHGKKSLVDKAPVSYEDKFANYRAFMGYMMAHPGKKLNFMGNEIPQIIEWNEERELDWFLLKYPIHDATHRYVKDLNAFYKKHSELWQLDGGWSGFRWHEVQDIWNNVFAFSRINESGDEILVISNFSGNLIRNYKLGVSKWGSYKVVLNSDARKYNGSGLINRALHTKTQPHKEFDYTLEVNVPPFSTLYIINNN, encoded by the coding sequence ATGGCAGAATATTTATTTCATGAAGGCAGAAACTTTCATAGTTATGATTATTTGGGTAACTTTCTAACTGAAGAAGGTTGTACATTTCGAGTATGGGCTCCTAATGCCAAAGAAGTCTATGTGACTGGTGAATTTTGTAATTGGGAACCTACTAAATATGCTATGAAACGAATAAATGATAATGGAATTTATGAAATAACAATTCCAGGAATTAAGCAATTTGATGCTTATAAATATGTTATCATTCCTTATAATGGAGATTTTCTTTGGAAAGCTGATCCGTATGCAAGACATGCGGAAACAAGACCCAATACGGCATCAAAAGTATATGAATTTCCGGAATTCACATGGTCTGATTCAAAGTGGATAGAACAAAGAAATATTCCATATCAAAATGCTTTAAATATATATGAGGTAGAATTAGGATCTTTTAAGAGAAAAGAGAATGGAGAATCATACTCTTACCGGGAATTAGTGGATGAATTGATTCCCTATGTAAAAGAGATGAACTATACCCATATCGAATTACTTCCAATTACGGAATATCCATATGATAAATCATGGGGATATCAAGTGACAGGCTTTTTTGCCGCAACATCTAGATTTGGGACTCCTGAAGACTTTATGTATTTTGTGGATGAATGCCACAAAGCCAATATAGGAGTTATTTTAGATTGGGTTCCGGGTCATTTTACCAAAGACGCTTTCGGATTATATGAATTTGATGGAACGCCTTGCTACGAGTATGGAGACCCCCGAAAACAAGAACATAAAGGCTGGGGGACAAGGGTCTTTGATTATGGAAGGTCAGAAGTGCTATCTTTTCTATTTTCTAGTGCTGTTTTTTGGATTGAGAAGTTTCACATTGATGGCTTAAGAGTCGATGCAGTCAGTTCGATGTTATTTTATAACTACTGTAGAAATGAGGAAGAGTCAGCAAGAAATATATACGGTGGTTTTGAAAATCTTGAGGCCATTCATTTTATTAAAGAACTGAATCAATTTGTGAGAACTCATTATCCAGGGGTGATGATGATTGCTGAGGAGTCTACTTCTTATGAAGGGGTAACAAAACCGGTTGAAGAAGGAGGCTTAGGATTCCACTTTAAATGGAATATGGGATGGATGAATGATTCCCTTGATTACTTAGAAACAGATCCTTTGTTTAGAGGAGGAATTCATCATCAATTTACTTTTTCTATGATGTACGCATTCACTGAGAATTATATTTTACCTATTTCTCATGATGAAGTCGTTCATGGAAAGAAATCTCTAGTAGATAAAGCGCCGGTCTCTTATGAAGATAAGTTTGCAAATTACCGTGCCTTTATGGGATATATGATGGCACATCCGGGGAAAAAATTAAACTTTATGGGAAATGAAATTCCGCAAATTATTGAATGGAATGAAGAAAGAGAATTAGATTGGTTCCTACTAAAATATCCGATTCACGATGCTACTCATCGTTATGTGAAAGATTTGAATGCTTTTTATAAGAAACATTCAGAATTATGGCAGTTAGATGGTGGATGGTCAGGATTCAGGTGGCATGAGGTTCAAGATATTTGGAATAATGTTTTCGCGTTTTCTAGAATAAATGAATCTGGGGATGAAATTTTAGTTATTTCTAATTTTTCAGGGAACTTAATCAGAAATTATAAATTAGGTGTTTCTAAATGGGGTAGTTATAAGGTTGTTTTAAATTCTGATGCAAGAAAGTATAACGGAAGTGGGCTTATCAATAGAGCTCTTCATACAAAAACTCAACCACATAAAGAGTTTGATTATACGTTGGAGGTAAATGTACCACCGTTTTCAACTTTGTATATTATTAATAATAATTAA
- a CDS encoding glycoside hydrolase family 13 protein encodes MIQYHSLMNKYPAGAVTNEQSVFIQVKVTKDTPLSSLQLILKEDFTQKIHVLHPSLSKIEADGTLYTFEISKLDTGLYFYYFEVRSEIGMYFLSNNKFQAVPTLYFDEVNCWQLTVYDKEFHTPNWFKGGIMYQIFPDRFKKSNKYKAPIARNEEVRIKHSDWNDNPDSGITHENYKAQDFFLGNLKGIEEELEHFKKLNVNCIYLNPIMESPDNHRYSTADYFNVDPYLGTNDDFKELCELFKKHGIHIILDGVFSHTGDDSIYFNKQGHYESNGAFNSINSPYYSWFNFMHYPDTYHSWWGFSNLPTVNKLNKSYMDFINNPSDGVLPFWQHLGISGWRLDVADEFPDEFLDELRTTVKKTDSEALIIGEVWEDATTKVAYDRRRKYFLGEQLDSVMNYPWKNAIIEFMKTKDASALKYALEEIIDHYPKPALEVLMNLLDSHDTERILTSLGFNNTEDVPLHERPTLELSGDMLEDAIRKLKVASFIQFTIPGVPSIYYGDEIGMQGFRDPYNRKTFDKTKMNQEIFEHYLSLTKFRNDYKEEFKGDFKVIYCQDGCLIYQRESLICAVNINNHSHFVEGLHGKQLFSSTPTRNHPKGLIIPSVGFAVYKIKK; translated from the coding sequence ATGATTCAATATCACTCACTTATGAATAAGTATCCTGCTGGTGCAGTGACCAATGAACAATCTGTCTTTATACAAGTAAAAGTGACTAAAGACACTCCTCTTTCATCGTTACAATTAATTCTAAAAGAAGATTTTACTCAAAAAATACATGTGTTACATCCAAGTCTATCTAAGATTGAAGCGGATGGGACACTATATACTTTTGAAATTTCTAAATTAGATACCGGTCTTTACTTCTACTACTTTGAGGTTCGATCAGAAATCGGGATGTATTTTTTAAGCAATAACAAATTTCAGGCAGTTCCTACACTCTACTTTGATGAAGTGAATTGCTGGCAATTAACTGTATATGATAAAGAATTCCACACTCCAAATTGGTTTAAAGGTGGAATTATGTATCAAATTTTCCCTGATCGTTTTAAAAAAAGTAACAAATATAAAGCCCCAATTGCTCGTAATGAAGAGGTTCGAATTAAACACTCTGATTGGAATGATAATCCCGATTCAGGAATCACTCATGAAAATTATAAAGCTCAAGATTTCTTCTTAGGAAATCTAAAGGGAATTGAAGAGGAACTAGAACACTTTAAAAAACTAAATGTTAATTGTATTTATTTGAATCCAATTATGGAAAGTCCAGATAACCATCGGTATTCAACTGCTGACTATTTTAATGTCGATCCGTATTTAGGTACAAATGATGACTTTAAGGAGTTATGTGAGCTTTTCAAAAAGCATGGTATCCATATTATTCTAGATGGTGTATTCAGCCATACTGGTGATGATAGTATTTACTTTAATAAACAAGGTCACTATGAAAGTAATGGTGCCTTTAATTCAATCAATTCTCCATATTATTCATGGTTTAATTTCATGCACTACCCTGATACCTATCATTCATGGTGGGGATTTTCCAACCTTCCTACCGTTAATAAGTTAAACAAATCTTATATGGATTTTATCAATAATCCAAGCGATGGGGTTCTCCCATTTTGGCAACATTTAGGAATTTCTGGTTGGCGACTAGACGTGGCGGATGAATTTCCTGACGAGTTTTTAGATGAACTTCGGACAACAGTAAAGAAAACCGATTCTGAAGCACTTATTATTGGAGAAGTATGGGAAGATGCGACAACTAAAGTAGCTTATGATCGTCGTAGAAAGTATTTCCTTGGAGAACAATTGGATAGTGTAATGAATTATCCTTGGAAAAATGCAATTATAGAGTTTATGAAAACAAAAGATGCTTCAGCATTAAAATATGCTCTTGAAGAAATCATTGACCATTATCCAAAACCGGCTTTAGAAGTATTAATGAACTTATTAGATAGCCATGATACTGAACGCATCTTAACATCTCTTGGTTTTAATAATACTGAAGATGTCCCTCTCCACGAACGACCTACTTTAGAGTTATCTGGAGATATGCTAGAAGATGCTATTAGGAAACTAAAAGTAGCAAGTTTTATCCAGTTTACGATTCCTGGTGTTCCATCTATTTATTATGGAGACGAGATTGGAATGCAAGGATTTAGAGACCCATACAATCGTAAAACTTTTGATAAAACAAAAATGAATCAAGAGATTTTTGAACATTATTTGTCTCTAACAAAATTTAGAAATGATTATAAAGAAGAGTTCAAAGGAGATTTTAAAGTTATTTACTGTCAAGATGGTTGTTTAATTTACCAAAGAGAATCTCTTATTTGTGCCGTAAATATCAACAACCATTCTCACTTCGTAGAAGGATTACATGGTAAACAATTATTTTCTAGCACTCCTACACGTAACCATCCTAAAGGATTAATCATTCCATCTGTTGGGTTTGCAGTTTATAAAATCAAAAAATAA
- a CDS encoding glycogen/starch/alpha-glucan phosphorylase, which produces MVDKSLVSRVDNSLKNQFGVTISNASKRQVYEALMRSVRDILMEKKFSYEQTLKQTRQKRAYYMSMEFLVGRTLRNNLFNLGLESEAKDYLKENNFSLNEIYNMEPDPGLGNGGLGRLAACYLDALTSNEYPVTGFSILYEYGIFKQVITNGWQQEFPDQWLDLGKYGLVYRNDEEVEVRFYGELEQVITDTGLKVIHKNYTSIQAEPYDLLISGYDASAVNTLRLWEAKAKTGFNMKLFERGEYTKSSEAEAIASSISKLLYPADVTNEGKELRIKQQYFFISASLQQLVKNHYHEFGTLENLSEHIALHINDTHPAMGVAELMRLLVDEYGYDWDKAWQITTKTFAYTNHTIMAEALEKWAVSLFQPILPRIYSIIEEINRRFCLWVMEQGKEYTLRDTAIIYDDMIKMANLSIVGSHYVNGVSKLHSDILVRDTFKAFNELYPGKFGNVTNGIAHRRWLGQANPELASYLEQLIGNDFIKDLSGISKLNAYKDDENVLEALREIKLKKKEQLADYIRETLAISVNPHSIFDVQVKRLHEYKRQLLNALHIVYLYHEIKYGGLRPTPRTFIFAAKASSGYQMAKNIIKFIHSISQMVESDELVREYIKVVFIPDYKVTLAEIILPAADVSEQISQAGKEASGTGNMKLMLNGAVTLGTMDGANVEIYEAVGEDNIVIFGLETEEVEALYAKGYKPWEYYNNSPKIKTVLDFIRTMTVGGMNFNFIVDYLLTQDHYMCLADFDSYVEAQERIEKAYNDSNKWMKMSLSNIANAGIFSADRSVEEYAKDIWHIKKVEG; this is translated from the coding sequence ATGGTTGATAAGAGCTTAGTAAGTCGTGTTGATAATTCGTTGAAAAATCAATTTGGGGTCACTATTTCGAACGCAAGCAAGCGTCAAGTCTATGAAGCATTAATGAGATCTGTTCGTGATATTTTAATGGAAAAGAAATTTAGTTATGAACAAACTTTAAAACAAACTCGTCAGAAACGTGCCTATTATATGTCTATGGAATTTTTAGTTGGCCGTACTTTGCGAAATAATTTGTTTAATTTAGGACTTGAATCAGAAGCAAAAGATTATTTGAAAGAAAATAACTTTTCATTAAATGAAATCTATAATATGGAACCAGACCCAGGACTTGGAAATGGTGGCCTTGGAAGACTTGCTGCTTGTTATTTAGATGCATTAACAAGTAATGAGTATCCAGTAACAGGATTTTCTATTCTCTATGAATATGGTATCTTTAAGCAAGTTATTACTAATGGTTGGCAACAAGAGTTTCCAGATCAATGGTTGGATTTGGGGAAATATGGTTTAGTATATCGTAACGATGAAGAAGTCGAAGTAAGGTTCTATGGTGAGTTAGAACAAGTGATAACAGATACGGGTTTAAAAGTAATCCATAAAAATTACACCTCTATCCAAGCAGAACCTTATGATTTATTGATTTCAGGATATGACGCTTCTGCAGTAAATACACTACGTCTATGGGAAGCAAAAGCCAAAACTGGCTTCAACATGAAGCTGTTTGAACGTGGTGAATATACTAAATCATCAGAGGCTGAAGCAATTGCGTCTTCTATTTCTAAATTATTATATCCAGCAGATGTTACTAATGAGGGTAAAGAGTTACGAATTAAACAACAATACTTCTTTATTAGTGCTTCATTACAACAATTAGTGAAGAACCATTATCATGAATTTGGCACATTAGAAAACCTTTCTGAACACATTGCGCTACATATCAATGATACCCATCCTGCTATGGGTGTTGCTGAATTAATGCGCTTATTAGTGGATGAATATGGCTATGATTGGGACAAAGCATGGCAAATTACGACAAAAACATTTGCTTATACAAACCACACGATTATGGCAGAAGCTTTGGAAAAATGGGCAGTTTCATTATTCCAACCAATTCTTCCTCGTATTTATTCTATTATTGAAGAAATTAATAGACGATTCTGTCTATGGGTAATGGAACAAGGAAAAGAATATACCCTAAGAGATACAGCGATTATTTATGATGATATGATTAAGATGGCAAATCTTTCAATTGTGGGAAGTCATTATGTGAACGGGGTATCAAAACTGCATAGTGATATTCTTGTTCGTGATACTTTTAAAGCATTTAACGAATTATATCCTGGAAAATTTGGAAATGTTACGAATGGTATAGCTCATCGACGTTGGTTAGGACAAGCCAATCCGGAGTTAGCCTCTTATTTAGAACAATTAATTGGAAATGATTTTATTAAAGATCTTTCTGGCATTTCTAAATTAAATGCCTATAAGGATGACGAAAATGTTTTAGAGGCACTTAGAGAAATTAAACTAAAGAAAAAAGAGCAGTTAGCAGACTATATTCGTGAAACTCTTGCGATTTCAGTAAATCCTCATTCAATCTTTGACGTACAGGTGAAGAGATTACATGAATACAAACGTCAATTATTAAATGCTTTGCACATTGTGTATCTTTATCATGAGATTAAATACGGCGGATTACGTCCGACACCACGTACATTTATCTTTGCTGCGAAAGCTTCTTCTGGATATCAAATGGCGAAAAATATTATTAAATTCATTCACTCAATCTCTCAAATGGTTGAAAGTGATGAGTTAGTACGTGAGTATATTAAAGTTGTATTCATTCCAGATTACAAAGTGACTCTAGCGGAGATTATCTTGCCTGCCGCTGATGTGAGTGAACAAATTTCTCAAGCAGGAAAAGAGGCAAGTGGTACTGGTAACATGAAATTGATGTTAAATGGTGCAGTGACTCTTGGTACAATGGACGGAGCAAACGTGGAAATTTACGAAGCTGTAGGAGAAGACAATATCGTCATCTTCGGTTTAGAAACAGAAGAAGTTGAAGCATTATATGCAAAAGGCTACAAGCCTTGGGAATACTACAATAATTCACCTAAGATTAAGACAGTTCTTGATTTCATCCGTACAATGACGGTTGGTGGAATGAATTTCAACTTCATTGTGGATTATTTATTAACTCAAGATCATTATATGTGTCTTGCAGATTTTGATAGCTATGTTGAAGCACAAGAACGTATTGAAAAAGCCTATAATGATTCCAATAAATGGATGAAGATGAGTCTATCAAACATTGCAAACGCTGGAATATTTTCAGCAGATCGTTCTGTGGAAGAGTATGCGAAAGATATATGGCATATAAAAAAGGTAGAAGGTTAA
- the glgA gene encoding glycogen synthase GlgA, which translates to MKVCFIAAEAAPFVKVGGLGDVIGSLPKALRELGIDARVVLPLYSSIDRERFGLKYRGYQFVDLGWRHLYCGIFETVVDGVPFYFIDNEQYFKRESIYGQADDGERFAFFSKAALEILPGVDFKPDIVNVNDWHTALSVIYLDVLKSREADFYKNMKSVLSIHNIEFQGRFNPYEMGNLFGLDNKYFDALIYNGDLNLLKGAIQLADRINTVSETYAREILDPYFSYGLDKILIVEQGKLKGILNGIDIEKFNPKTDPIIPVNYDIHSFEDKVKNKLELQKELGLEVSVDIPLIGMVTRLTHQKGIDLLLQASEDILRTGAQLIVLGTGDAHYESALRSLENYRHDRVRSILLFSNEISAKIYASSDIFLMPSKTEPCGLSQLISMRYGTVPVVHRVGGLRDTVIPFTGVEGNGFTFESFQSGDMMDAIYRAVTCFYESPGEWNQIIQNNLNKDVSWEKSAKQYLSLYHEVL; encoded by the coding sequence ATGAAAGTATGTTTTATTGCAGCTGAGGCAGCTCCTTTCGTGAAAGTTGGAGGTTTAGGAGATGTTATTGGCTCTCTACCGAAGGCGCTTCGTGAACTGGGAATAGATGCTCGAGTAGTATTGCCACTATATTCTAGCATTGATCGTGAACGATTTGGATTAAAATATAGAGGATATCAGTTTGTTGATTTAGGTTGGAGACACTTATATTGTGGAATATTTGAAACTGTAGTTGACGGCGTTCCGTTTTATTTTATTGATAATGAACAGTACTTTAAGAGAGAGAGTATTTATGGACAAGCCGATGACGGTGAGAGATTTGCTTTCTTTTCCAAAGCTGCTCTTGAGATTTTACCTGGTGTTGACTTTAAACCAGACATTGTTAACGTAAACGATTGGCATACAGCTCTTTCTGTCATTTATTTAGATGTGTTGAAGAGTAGAGAAGCAGATTTCTACAAAAATATGAAAAGCGTTCTTTCGATTCATAATATTGAGTTTCAAGGACGATTTAACCCGTATGAAATGGGAAATCTATTTGGTTTAGATAATAAATATTTCGATGCGTTAATTTATAATGGTGATTTAAATTTATTAAAAGGTGCTATTCAACTCGCAGATCGTATCAATACTGTTAGCGAAACCTATGCTCGTGAGATTTTAGATCCTTATTTTTCATACGGATTAGATAAAATTTTGATTGTTGAACAAGGAAAATTAAAAGGGATTTTAAACGGGATTGATATTGAAAAATTTAATCCTAAAACAGATCCGATTATTCCTGTTAACTATGATATCCATTCTTTTGAAGATAAAGTAAAGAATAAGCTAGAACTTCAAAAAGAGTTAGGATTAGAAGTAAGCGTGGATATTCCATTAATTGGTATGGTTACAAGATTAACTCATCAAAAAGGAATTGATTTGCTATTACAGGCTAGCGAGGATATTTTAAGAACTGGAGCACAGTTAATTGTGTTAGGAACCGGAGATGCTCATTATGAAAGTGCTTTACGTTCTCTAGAAAATTATCGCCATGATCGAGTTCGCAGCATTCTTCTATTTTCTAATGAAATATCCGCAAAAATATATGCTTCCAGCGATATTTTCCTAATGCCTTCTAAAACCGAGCCTTGTGGTTTGTCACAATTAATCTCAATGAGATATGGTACAGTCCCTGTGGTACATCGTGTAGGTGGATTGCGAGACACCGTAATTCCTTTTACTGGAGTAGAAGGAAATGGATTCACGTTTGAAAGTTTCCAATCGGGAGATATGATGGATGCAATTTATCGTGCAGTAACTTGTTTCTATGAATCACCTGGTGAATGGAATCAAATTATCCAAAATAATCTCAATAAAGATGTTAGCTGGGAAAAATCTGCTAAACAATATTTGTCGTTGTATCATGAAGTGCTGTAA